The sequence below is a genomic window from Bradyrhizobium septentrionale.
GGCCATGTGCTGGACGAAGACGGCCGCGGCGTGCCGAACACGCTGGTCGAGTTGTGGCAGGCCAATGCCTGCGGCCGCTACATCCATGTCGTCGACCAGCATCCGGCGCCGCTCGATCCCAATTTCACCGGCGCCGGCCGCACGCAATCCGATGCCGAGGGTTACTACAAGTTCATCACCATCAAGCCCGGCGCCTATCCGTGGGGCAATCACCACAATGCCTGGCGGCCCGCGCATATCCACTTCTCGGTGTTCGGCCATTCCTTCGTCTCGCGTCTGGTGACGCAGATGTATTTCCCCGGCGATCCCTTGTTCCCGTTCGATCCGATCTTCAACTCGGTGACCGATGCGAAGGCGCGGGCGCGGATGATCTCGTCGTTCGATCTCGACAACACCAAGCCGGAATGGGCGCTGTGCTACCGCTTCGATATCGTGCTGCGCGGCCGCAACGCCACGCCGATGGAGACCAAGTAAGTGTCGAACCCGCGTCCTGATGGAATCACGCCGTCGCAGACCGTCGGTCCCTACTTCAAGTACGGCCTGACGCCGAACGGCGAGTATGAATGGAATGACGCCTTCACCAACAATCTTCTGACACCGGATGTCTCGGGCGAGCGCATCCGGGTCGAGGGCAAGGTCTATGACGGCGACGGCGCCGTGATCCCGGATTGCATGCTGGAGATCTGGCAGGCAGATAGCCAGGGCCGCTTCTCCGATCCGCAGGACAAGCGCGCGCTGCCGAACTCGTCGTTCAAGGGTTTTGGCCGTTGCGGCACCGACAAGAGCGGCGGCTACGCCTTCGACACCATCAAGCCCGGCGTGGTGCCCGACGCCGACGGCAAGCCGCAGAAGCCGCATATCGCGCTCGCGGTGTTCGCGCGCGGCATGCTGCTGCACCTCTACACGCGGATCTATTTCGACGACGAGGCCGGCAACGCCGCCGATTCCGTGCTGGCGCTGGTGCCGGCCGATCGCCGCGCGACACTGATTGCAAAGCGCAAGGCCGCCGCGGGCGGCGTCTACACCTTCGACGTCCATCTGCAGGGCGACAACGAGACGGTGTTCTTCGACGTCTAGCCGGCCGGGACGAGGCGCGCAGCCCAAGCGGGGGATGCCTCAGGACTTGCGGTGCCTCGCGTTGACCGCGATCGCCGCGGCGGCGGTGCGGTTCTCGACCCCGAGCTTGGCGTAAATCTGCTCGAGATGCTTGTCGACGGTGCGCGGGCTCAAGCCCAGGATTTGCGCGATGTCGCGGTTGGTCTTGCCCTTGGAGAGCCAGGACAGCACCTCGCCCTCGCGGGTGGTCAGGCCGAGCTCGCTGGAGAACTCGGTCGGCATGTCGCCGCTGGTGTCCTTGGCCAGCCGCAGCAGGAATTCGTTGGGGCCGAGCTTGCCCATATATTGCAGCCGAAGCTGCTCGTTGCCGGGGAACGACGCCACGGTCGCGGTCTTCTTCCCGGCAACACCTTTCTGCGCCTGCTCGAGCCATTGCGGCATCGGATCCGGCAGCGCGAAATTGTCGGCAGCGTCGGCGAGCGTGTCCGACAGCAGTTTCTGCGCCTGCGGCGTCGCCCACAGCAGCGTGCCTGACCTGTTGACCGCGAGCAGATAGCGGCCGGAGACGTCGAGCGCCGCGCGGGCGCTTTGCGTCATCCGCGCATTGGCGAGATGGACCCGGATGCGCGCCAGCATCTCCTCGACCACGATCGGCTTGGTGACATAGTCGACGCCGCCTGCCTCCAGCCCGCGTACGATGTGCTCGGTTTCGGCCAGCCCCGTCATGAAGATGATCGGGACGCCGTCCAGCCCGGCGTCGCGCTTCAGCCGCCTGCAGGTCTCGAACCCGTCCATGCCGGGCATCACGGCATCGAGCAGCACGATATCCGGCGTGATCTGCTCGACGATGCGCATCGCGGAGGCCCCGTCGAGCGCGACCATCACGGTCATGCCGGCGCCGTCGAGCGCGTCGGTGAGGAGGCGCAACGTCTCCGGCGAGTCATCGACGACGAGCGCGACGTCGCGCTTTCTTTGTTCAATGGTCATAGCTGTGCAATATCTTCAATGTCGCCATATACTGATCGAGATCGAACCGGTCGATCAGCGTGCGCATCTGGCCGACGAAGTCGGCGTGTTCGGGATGTTCATTGCCGATTTCATCGAGCTTGAGCTGGATCGCCCTGATATAGCCGAGCTGGCCGAGGCTGATCAGCTCTTCGACATATTTCACGGGCGGACGAGAGCCACTGTCGGGTTTCCATTGCGGGGGCGGAGCCTGCTCGGCCTCATACTGCCACTCGATCCTGAGCAGCAGGCGGATGGTCTCTAACAGCCGCGGGATGTCGATCGGCTTCATAAGGTAGCCGTCGTGGAAAGGTTGCGCCAGCGGCGCGCCATGGGCCTCCAGCGCGCTGGCCGAGATCATCAGGATACGGGCCTGGTGATGGCCGTCGGAGCGCAAGGTTTCGGCGACGGTCCAGCCGTCCATGCCCGCCATCGAGATATCCAGCAAGAACATGTCCGGCCGGCAATGCTGCGCCAGCGCGAGGCAGCCCGGTCCGTCCGGTGCGCTGAGCAGAATGAAGCCGAGCGGCGCCAGGATCTCGCGCAAGAGGTCGCGGTGGGTCGGATCGTCGTCGGTGATCAGGATGGTCTTGCGCGGGCCGTGATAGCCATAGATGGGGGCCTCGACCGGCGCTTCGCGGCGCGGATTGGTGACCTCGGAGAGCAGCAGCTTGACCCGGAACGTGCTGCCGGCGCCGACGCTAGATGTCACCTTGATGTCGCCGCCCATCACGCCCGCGAGCAGGCGGCTGATGGTGAGGCCTAGCCCGGTGCCGGTCTGCGGCTGCGAAATCCCGAGCGCGCCGCGCTCGAACGGCGCGAAGATGCGTTCGAGGTCGTCAGGCTGGATGCCCGGGCCGGTGTCGGTGACCTCGAACTCGGCGACCGGGCTGCGGTAGTGGACGATGAATTGTACGCGCCCGGCCTGCGTGAACTTGATCGCGTTGGAGAGCAAATTGATCAGGATCTGCCGCAGCCGCTTCTCGTCGGCATAGACCACGACCGGCAGCACCGCCGGCCGCTTGAACACGAAGTCAATGCCTTTTGCTGCGGCCTGGAGGCGGAACATGCCGACCAGCTGATCGAGGAAATCGGTCAGGCGCACCTCGTCGCGCGAGAGGTAAAGGCGACCCGCCTCGATCTTGGAAATGTCGAGAATGCCGTCGATCAGGCCCGACAGATGGTCGGCGCTGCGGCGGACCACGCGCACCTGGTCGCGCGGCCGCGTCTGCAGGCTGTTGTCCTGCTCCAGCAGCTGCGCATAACCGGAGATCGCGTTCAGCGGCGAGCGAAGCTCGTGGCTCAGGCCGACGACATAGCGGCTCTTGGCAAGGTTGGCGGATTCCGCGACTTCCTTGGCGCGCTGCAGTTCGGCGTCGGTGCGCTTGTGGGCGTCGATCTCCTGGATCAGCAGCGTGGTCTGCCGCCGCGTTTCTTCTTCCGCGGCGCGCCTGCTCTGCTGCGCCAGCACGAACAGCCAGGCGACAACGCCGATGATGAGGGTCAGCGCAAAGAACACCTTCCACAGCACGTCGGCCAGCAATTCGTTGGCATGCACGGCCGCCGTGGTCTGCAGGTAGATCAGGCCGAGCACCAGCGCCACCAGACCGGCCGAGACCGCGAACACGCCGAGGTAATGTCCGAGCTGCGAGTTGAGGCGCGCATAGATCGGCTGCGGCATCACTTTGCTCAATGCTTCCGAGACCTGCGCGCCGATCCGCGCATGCGGCTTGCAGAGATCGTGGCAGCGCGCGTCGAGCGAGCAGCACAATGAGCAGATCGGGCCGGCATAGGCCGGGCAGGCGGCCATGTCCTCGGGCTCAAACGCATGCTCGCAGATACAGCACTGGATCGATTCCAGGTTCTGCCAGCTGCGTTTTGGCTTGCGCGCGATATAGTATTTGCCGTCGGTCGCCCAGGCAATGAGGGGAGCAGCGATGAACGCGACGGCGAGCGCGACGAAGGCGGACAGCGCTTTCGCGGTCGGGCCGAACAGGCCGTAGAACGCGCTGATCGAGACCACGGTCGCAATCGTCATCGCGCCGACACCGACCGGATTGATGTCGCAGAGATGGGCGCGCTTGAACTCGATGTGCTGCGGCCGCAAGCCGAGCGGCTTGTTGATGACGAGATCGGCGACCAGCGCGCCGACCCAGGCGATCGCGACGTTGGAATAGAGCGCGAGCGTCTGCTCCAGCGCCTTGTAGACGCCGATTTCCATCAACAGCAGCGCGACGACGACGTTGAACACCAGCCACACCACGCGGCCGGGATGCGAGTGGGTGAGGCGGGAGAAGAAGTTCGACCAGGCGATCGAGCCGGCATAGGCGTTGGTGACGTTGATCTTGACCTGCGACAGGATCACGAAGGTCCCGGTCAGCGCCATCGCGAGATCCGGTTGCGACAGCACGTAGCGGAAGGCTTCGAGATACATGTTGGCGGGTTCGGCCGCATGCTCGGCCGAGACGCCGTGGCTGAGCGCGAAGAAGGCCAGGAACGAGCCGGCCAGCAGCTTCAGCGCGCCGAGCACGATCCAGCCCGGACCGGCGCTCAATAAAGCGATCCACCAGGCCTTGCGCGAGGTGCGGCGGTCGCGCGGCAGGAAGCGTAGGAAGTCGACCTGCTCGCCGATCTGCGCCACCAGCGCGAACACGACGGAGGCCGCGGTGCCGAACAGCAGGAGATCGAGATTGCCCGAGGGATCGCCGTGCTCGCCGGCGAACTTGCGCCATTCGGCGAAGGAGTGCGGATTGGCCCAGGCGATCGCCGCGAACGGCATGATGTGGAGGATGATCCACAACGGCTGGGTCCAGAGCTGGAAGCGGCTGATCAGCGTGATGCCGTAGATCACAAGCGGAATGATCACGACCGCGCTGATCAAATAGCCGATCGGCCGCGGAATGCCGAAGCACATGTCGAGCGCGCTGGCCAGGATCACGGCCTCGATCGCGAAGAAGATGAAGGTGAACGAAGCGTAGATCAGCGAGGTGATGGTCGAGCCGATATAGCCGAAGCCGGCGCCGCGGGTCAGCAGATCGATATCGATGCCGCATTTTGCCGCGTGGTAGGCGATCGGCAGCCCGCAAAGGAAGATGATGACGCTGACGACCAGGATCGCGGCGGAGGCGTTCATCGCGCCATAGTTCAGCGTGATGGTGCCGCCGATGGCCTCCAGCGCGAGGAAGGAGATCGCGCCGAGCGCGGTGTTGGCGACGCGGGCGGCGGACCAGCGCCTGGCGCTCTTGGCGGTGAAGCGCAGCGCGTAGTCTTCCAGCGTCTGGTTGGCGACCCATTGATTGTATTGGCGCCTGACGCGGTCTATCCGCTGCCGCCCTGCCACTCGTTCTTACTCCTGGTCCACGATGCTCTGATCGCGGGCAAATCCCGTACCAAAAACCTACGTCGCTATTTTGCGGTGCAGTATACGCGATCTCACGTATCAGTGCGGTGCACAAAAGTAAGCAATCCTCGCCTCATCAATAAGCGTTCTCGAACCAGATGGGGTGCTCATGTCAGACGAAACAAAGCCAGGACTGCAGTCTCCGCTTCGGCGCAAGCTCTTGATGGGAATGGCCGCTTTGCCAGCCGTTTCGATGCTGGGCCGCCCGGCATTTGCCGATGTTCCTGCAACCTCCGCGGTCAACACGACGGGTCTTGCAGTCACCGATAGCGAAGTCACGGTCGGCATCCTGCACTCGGTGACCGGCACCATGGCGATCTCCGAGACCGGATCGGTCGAGGCCGAGAAGCTCGCAATCGAGCAGATCAACGCCGCCGGCGGCGTGCTCGGCCGCAAGATCAAGTTCATCCAGGAGGACGGCGCGAGCGACTGGCCGACCTTCGCGGAAAAGGCGAAGAAGCTCTTGGTCAACGACAAATGCGCGGCCGTGATGGGCTGCTGGACCTCGGCCTCGCGCAAGGCGGTGCTGCCGGTGTTCGAGCAGTACAACGGCATGCTCTACTATCCGACCTTCTATGAAGGCCTCGAGCAGTCCAAGAACGTCATCTACACCGGCCAGGAAGCGACGCAGCAGATCATCGCCGGCCTCGACTGGGTCAACAAGACGAAGGGCGCCAAGAGCTTCTATCTGCTCGGCTCGGACTACATCTGGCCGCGCACCTCGAACAAGATCGCACGCAAGCACATCGAGAACCATCTGCAGGGCTGCAAGGTGGTCGGCGAAGAGTACTTCCCGCTCGGCTCGACCCAGTTCAACTCGGTCATCAACAAGATCAAGCTGACCAAGCCGGACGTGATCTACGCGATCATCGTCGGCGGCTCGAACGTCGCGTTCTACAAGCAGCTCAAGGCGGCCGGCATCGACCTGTCGAAGCAGACGCTGCTGACCATCTCGGTCACCGAGGACGAGATCGACGGCATCGGCGGTGAAAACATCGCCGGCGCCTATGCCTGCATGAAGTACTTCCAGTCGCTCGACAATCCGAACAACAAGGCGTTCGTGCCCGCCTTCAAGAAGATGTGGGGCGAGAAGACCGTGATCGGCGACGTCACGCAGGCGGCCTATCTCGGCCCGTGGCTGTGGAAGTTGACGGTGGAGAAGGCAGGCTCCTTCGACATCGACAAGATCGCGGCGGCGTCGCCCGGCGTCGAGTTCAAGGGCGCGCCGGAAGGCTACGTCCGGATCCACGAGAACCATCATCTGTGGTCGAAGACCCGCGTCGGACGCGCCAAGGCCGATGGCCAGTATGAGCTGATCTACGAGACCGCCGATCTCGTCGAGCCGGATCCGTTCCCCAAGGGCTACCAGTGAGCCAGTAGCCCGCATGCGCGGAGCGATATGCGGGATAGTCCCGGGTATCGCTACCGCTCACCCGGGCTACGAAGCTCCGCAACGCATCGCGGCGTGGACGTCATCGTCCACGCCACGGAACGAGCGTCGCTTGACCGGCGTCGCATGCCCCTTGGACTGGAGGACGACGATGTTCGGCGACTACTCGATCAGCGATCTCGGCGCCATCCTTGCGATGCAGGGATTTGCCGGGCTCATCCTGTTCTCCGTCTACGTGCTGATGGCGCTGGGGCTTGCCATCATCTTCGGCCAGATGGGCGTCATCAACATGGCCCATGGCGAGTTCATGATCCTCGGCGCCTACGTCACCTGGATGACGTCGAACACGGTGCAGCACATCGCGCCCTGGCTGTTTCCCGGCTACTTCTTCATCGCGATGATCCTGGCGTTCATCGCGTCCGGCGCGCTCGGCATGCTGGTCGAGTGGGCGCTGATACGCCATCTCTACAAGCGTCCGCTCGATACGCTGCTCGCGACCTGGGGTCTCAGCCTGATCCTGCAGCAGGCCTATCGCTCGATCTTCGGCGCGCGCGAGGTCGGCGTCGAGCTGCCGGAATGGATGATGGGCTCCTGGCAGGCGACCGACTCGATCCAGATCCCGATCAACGGCATGTTCGTGATGGCGCTGACCATCCTGATCACGATTGCGGTGGCCTATGTGCTGTTCTGGTCGAGCTGGGGCAAGCAGGTGCGCGCCGTGGTGCAGAATCGCGTGATGGCCGGCGCCGTCGGCATCAACACCGAGAAGGTCGACCGCTACACCTTTGCGCTCGGTTGCGGCATCGCCGGCGTCGCAGGCTCGGCCTTCACGATGATCGGGTCGACCGGGCCGACCGCCGGCCAGCTCTACATCGTCGATACCTTCCTGGTGGTGGTGTTCGGCGGCGCCGCCTCGCTGTTCGGCACCATCGCCTCCGCCTTCTCGATTTCGCAGACCCAGTCGACGCTGGAATTCTTCCTGTCGGGATCGATGGCCAAAGTGATCACGCTGCTGACGATCGTCGCGATCCTGATGGTGCGTCCGCAGGGGCTCTTCGCGCTCAAGGTCCGCAAATAAGAACAACAGGCAGGTCATGGTCATCAACTCGCGCTTTTTCAATCGCTCCGAACTGATCGGCTTCCTTGCGCTCGCGGTTCTGCTGTTTCTCATCTTGCCGCTGTCGCTGGATATCTTCCGCCTCAACCTGGTCGCCAAGTACCTGACTTACGCCTTCGTCGGCATCGGCCTCGTGCTGTGCTGGGGCTATGGCGGCATCTTGAGCCTGGGGCAGGGCGTGTTCTTCGGCCTCGGCGGCTACTGCATGGCGATGTACCTCAAGCTCGAGGCGTCTTCGGTTGCGAACACCAAGATCCAGTCGACGCCGGGCATTCCCGACTTCATGGACTGGAACCAGATCACGCAGCTGCCGCTGTTCTGGAAGCCGTTCCATAGTTTTCCGGTCACGGTGCTGGCGATCTTGCTGGTTCCCGCCTTCTTCGCGCTGATCATCGGCGCGGCGATGTTCAAGCGCCGGGTCGGCGGCGTGTACTTTGCGATCATTACGCAAGCGATCGCCGCGATCCTTACCATTCTGATCGTGGGGCAGCAGGGCTACACCGGCGGCATCAACGGCATCACCGACCTGCGCACGCTGCACGGTTGGGACATCCGCACCGATCACGCCAAATTCATTCTGTACTTTGTCGAGGTTGTGTTGCTGTTCGGTTGCATCGTCGCCGCGCAGTTCATCCGCCTGACAAAACTCGGGCGCATCCTGGTGGCGATGAGGGAGCAGGAGGACCGCGTGCGCTTCTCCGGTTACAGCGTCGCCAATTTCAAGATATTCGCGTTCTGCGCCGCGGCGGTATTCGCCGCGATCGGCGGCGCCATGTTCACGCTTGAGGTCGGCTTCATGTCGCCGTCCTTTGTCGGCATCGTGCCGTCGATCGAGATGGTGATCTACACCGCGGTCGGAGGCCGGATGTCGATCTTCGGCGCGGTCTGGGGCGCGCTGCTGGTCAATTTCGCCAAGACCAGCCTTTCGGAATCCTTCCCGCAACTCTGGCTGTTCGGTCTCGGCGCGCTGTTCATCGCGGTGGTGCTGGCGTTCCCGAACGGGCTGTCCGGCATCTGGGCGGATCACGTCCAGCCGCGCATCGATCGCCTGTTGGCATCGCGAAGATCAAAATCGGCGGGGCTTGTCGCCGACGGCGCACCGGCCGAGTGAGGAGGAACCAACATGCTCGTCGGCCATCAGCCAAAAGACTTCCTGCTCGCCGTCTCCGGCCTCACCGTGTCCTTTGATGGATTCAAGGCGGTCAACGATCTCTCCTTCTATGTCGAGGAGAACGAGATTCGCGTCATCATCGGCCCGAACGGCGCCGGCAAGACCACGGTGCTCGACCTGATCTGCGGCAAGACCCGGGCCACATCGGGCTCGATCCAGTTCCGCGGCCAGGAGCTGACCAGGCTGCGCGAGAACGAGATCGTGCAGGCCGGCGTCGGCCGCAAGTTCCAGACGCCGTCGGTGTTCGAGGATCTCACCGTGTTCGAGAACCTCGAGATTTCCTATCCGCGCGGCCGCACCGTGTTCGGCTCGCTGGCCTTCCAGCGCGACGACGCGGTGAAGCAGCGGGTCGAGGAGGTCGCCGAGATGATCTTCCTGAAGGATCGCCTCAACACCTATGCCGACCAGCTGAGCCACGGCCAGAAGCAGTGGCTCGAGATCGGCATGCTGCTGATCCAGGACCCCGACTTGCTGATGCTCGACGAGCCGGTCGCCGGCATGAGCGTGTCCGAACGCGCCAAGACCGCCGAGCTGCTCAACCGCATCATCAAGGACCGCTCGGTGCTGGTGATCGAGCACGACATGAAGTTCGTCGAAGACATCGCGCACAAGGTCACGGTGCTGCACCAGGGACAGATCCTGTCCGAGGGGACGATGGAGCACGTCAAGAACGATCCGAAGGTCATTGAAGTTTACCTGGGCCACTAGCCCATGATCCCGGAAAGTGGCGTCCGGTTTCCCGGACAAGATCATGGGCAAGAACTAAGGAGCGCGTCGATGCTGGCAATCAATGATCTTCACGTCGCCTATGGCCAGAGCGAGGTGCTGCACGGCCTCAATGTCTCCGTCGCGCCCAACGAGATCGTTGCGATCATGGGCCGCAACGGCATGGGCAAGACCACGCTGATGAAGTCCCTGATGGGCATCCTGCCGGCCAAGAGCGGCAAGGTGACCATGGATGGCACCGAGCTCGGCACCATGAAGAGCTACGAACGGGTGGCGAAAGGGCTCGCCTACGTCCCGCAAGGCCGCATGATCTTCTCCACCATGACAGTGAAGGAGAACATCGAGACCGGGCTCGTGGTCTCCGGCGGTTCTGAGGTCCCTGGCGATATCTACGAGCTGTTCCCGGTGCTGCTCGAGATGAAGGGCCGCCGCGGCGGTAATCTCTCGGGCGGGCAGCAGCAGCAGCTCGCGATCGCCCGCGCGCTGGCGACCAAGCCGAAGGTGCTGCTGCTGGACGAGCCGACCGAGGGCATCCAGCCGTCGATCATCAAGGACATGGCGCGCACCCTGAAGCGGATCCGCGACGAGCGGGGGCTGTCGATCGTCGTCTCCGAGCAGGTCCTGAGCTTCGCGCTCGACATCGCCGACCGCGTGCTCGTCATCGAGAACGGCGAGATCGTCCGCGACGATCCACGCGACAGCGTCGATGCCGCACAGATCTCGAAATATTTGTCTGTCTAACCATCACGCGTAAACGAAGGGGAGCATTGCGATGCCAGATACACTGATCAAGGTCGATCTCAGCAAGTCGGCCTATGAAAACGACAAGATCCACAACCGCTGGCATCCGGAGGTTCCGATCGTCGAGTGGGTCAGCCCGGGCGACGACTTCATCGTCGAGACCGTCGACTGGACCGGCGGCTTCATCAAGAACAACGACTCGGCCGACGACGTGCGCGACATCGACCTGTCGATCGTGCACTTCCTGTCCGGCCCGATCGGCGTCAAGGGTGCCGAGCCCGGCGACCTCCTGGTTGTCGACCTGCTCGACGTCGGTCCGCTGAAGGAGAGCCTGTGGGGCTTCAACGGCTTCTTCTCCAAGCAGAACGGCGGCGGCTTCCTCACCGACCATTTCCCGCTGGCGCAGAAGTCGATCTGGGACGTCAAGGGCCTCTACACCTCGTCGCGTCACGTCCCAGGTGTGAACTTCGCCGGCCTGATCCATCCCGGCCTGATCGGCTGTCTGCCCGATGCGAAGATGCTGGCGGCCTGGAATAAGCGCGAGGCCGAGCTGATCGCGACCAATCCGACCCGCGTGCCGGGTCTCGCCAATCCGCCGTTCGCGCCGACCGCACATGCCGGCCAGGCCAAGGGTGATGCCAAGGCCAAGATCGGTCTGGAGGGCGCCCGCACCGTGCCGCCGCGCGAGCATGGCGGAAATTGCGACATCAAGGATCTGTCGCGCGGCTCGAAAATATATTTCCCGGTCTATGTGCCGGGCGGCGGGCTCTCGATGGGCGATCTGCATTTCAGCCAGGGCGACGGCGAGATCACCTTCTGCGGCGCCATCGAAATGGCCGGCTGGCTGCACATCAAGGTCGACGTCATCAAGGACGGGGTGGCGAAGTACGGCATCAAGAACCCCGTGTTCAAGCCGTCGCCGATCACGCCGAACTACAAGGACTATCTGATCTTCGAGGGCATCTCGGTCGACGAGGCCGGCAAGCAGCACTATCTCGACGTCCACATCGCCTATCGCCAGGCCTGTTTGAACGCGATCGAATACCTGAAGAAGTTCGGTTACTC
It includes:
- the fmdA gene encoding formamidase, whose amino-acid sequence is MPDTLIKVDLSKSAYENDKIHNRWHPEVPIVEWVSPGDDFIVETVDWTGGFIKNNDSADDVRDIDLSIVHFLSGPIGVKGAEPGDLLVVDLLDVGPLKESLWGFNGFFSKQNGGGFLTDHFPLAQKSIWDVKGLYTSSRHVPGVNFAGLIHPGLIGCLPDAKMLAAWNKREAELIATNPTRVPGLANPPFAPTAHAGQAKGDAKAKIGLEGARTVPPREHGGNCDIKDLSRGSKIYFPVYVPGGGLSMGDLHFSQGDGEITFCGAIEMAGWLHIKVDVIKDGVAKYGIKNPVFKPSPITPNYKDYLIFEGISVDEAGKQHYLDVHIAYRQACLNAIEYLKKFGYSGAQAYSILGTAPCQGHISGVVDVPNACATLWLPTEIFDFDVMPSSAGPIKHIKGDIQMPISPDK